CAGTCGTGGCGTCGGCAAGGGCATTGCTCTGGCTCTCGGCGCTGCCGGTATGACCGTCTTCGTCAGCGGCCGCGCCCCCGAACAGGCTGGTTCCAGGCTGCATGGCCAGGCACTCACCGGCTCGCTCGAGGAG
The nucleotide sequence above comes from Pseudomonas cavernicola. Encoded proteins:
- a CDS encoding SDR family NAD(P)-dependent oxidoreductase, with translation MNTELTQVAVVTGASRGVGKGIALALGAAGMTVFVSGRAPEQAGSRLHGQALTGSLEE